GCCCTCGATCCCATCCGGGAACAGATCCGGCGGGAGATCAGCACGCCGGGCCACGCGCTCTACATCATCTCGCCCTACTTCATTCCGAGCGATGGATGGGTTGCGGAACTGGTCGCCCTCCAGGCCCGCGGCGTGGATGTCCGGATCCTGACCAATTCCGCCAGGGCGACCAATTCAACACCGGTGCACGCCGCTTATTCCAAGTACCGACGGGAACTGACCCAGGGCGGCGTCCGGCTCTTCGAGTTCAAGCCGACCGCCCTGCCCGTGGAGGAACCTGACCTGGAGTTCGGCGCGGTCCGGTCGCGCTCGACCCTCCATGCCAAGACCTTCTCGGTCGATGACGAAAGGATCTTCGTGGGATCGTTCAACTTCGATCCCCGTTCCGTGGAACTGAACACGGAGATGGGCCTGATCCTGCGAAACCCGCAGGCGGCCGGAGCCATCAAGACCTTCTTCGAGACCGGACTGTCGTCAACGGCCTACGAGGTCCGGGCCGCGGACAAGGGTCTGGTCTGGGTTGACCGCAGCGAGGGCGCTGAAGTCGCCCTCAAGCGTGAGCCCGGCCTCAACTTCCTTCACCGCGCCTGGCTGAAGATGCTGTCCCTGGCGCCGATCGAGCACCTGCTCTGAAGCCAGACGGTCAGACCGCCCGCTTCAGGACTTCCGCCAGCCGCTCTTCCTTGAGCTTTTCAGCCACGAGGAAGGCCAATTCAAGGGCCTGCTCGCCGTTGAGCCGCGGGTCGCAGTGGGTGTGGTAGCGATCCGCCAGATCGCCCTCGGAGAGGGCGCGGGCGCCGCCGAGGCACTCGGTGACATTCTGCCCGGTCATCTCCAGGTGGACGCCGCCGGGATGCACGCCTTCGGCCCGGCAGATCTCCACGAAGCTCTTCACCTCCGAGAGGATCCGGTCAAAGGGCCGGGTCTTGTAGCCGGTGGCCGCCGTCAGGGTGTTGCCGTGCATGGGATCGATCGCCCAGACGACCCGGGCGCCCGCGGCGCGGGTCGCCTTCAGGAGGCCCGGCAGGCGGCCGGCGATCTTGTCGTGGCCAAAACGGCCATACAGGGTCAGGCGGCCCGGCTCGTTGTCCGGGTTCAGGATCTCGATCAGGCGCAGGAGCTCGTCCGCCTCGAGGGTCGGGCCGACCTTCATGCCGATCGGGTTGCGGATGCCGCGGAAGAACTCCACGTGGGCGCCGTCGGGCTGGCGGGTACGCTCGCCGATCCAGAGCAGGTGCGCCGAGGTGTCGTACCAGTCGCCGGAGGTGGAATCGACGCGGGTCATGGCCTCCTCGAAGCCCAGCAGGAGGGCCTCGTGGGAAGTGAAGAACTCCACCCTGTGCAGGTCGGGGTGCGACTCCGGCGTCACGCCGATGGCGGCCATGAAGGCCAGGGCCTCGGAAATCTTCTCGGACAGGGCGCGGTAGCGGGCGCCCTGCGGACTGTCGTCGACAAAACCCAGCGTCCAGCGATGGATGTTGTGCAGGTCGGCGTAGCCGCCGCCGGCGAAGGCGCGCAGCAGGTTCAGGGTCGAGGCCGACTGGCCATAGGCCTGGAGCAGGCGCTGGGGGTCCGGGGTCCGCGACGCGGCGTCGAAGTCCATGCCGTTGATGATGTCACCCCGGTAGGACGGCAGGGTTACGTCTCCAACGGTCTCGGTGGCGGAGGAGCGTGGCTTGGCGAACTGGCCGGCCATCCGGCCGACCTTCACCACGGGCTTGCCGCCGGCGAAGGTCAGGACCACCGCCATCTGCAGGATCAGGCGGAAGGTGTCGCGGATGTTGTCCGCATGGAACTCCTTGAAGCTCTCGGCGCAGTCACCGCCCTGCAGAAGGAAGGCGCGGCCGGCCTCGACGTCCGCCAGCAGGGATTTCAGCCGGCGGGCCTCTCCGGCGAACACCAGGGGCGGCATGCCGCGCAGGGTCTGCTCGACCGAGGCCAGGGACTGGGCGTCAGGATAGTCCTCCGGCATGTGTTTGCCGGGAAGTGACCGCCAGGTGGAAGGGCTCCAGGAAGGGCTCATCTTTCAACTCCACGCCCGCATCTGCGGGCGCGGCGTTCTAGCCGGAACGGCGTCAAACGTCGATAGGCCGGGCGCGCAGGACCAGGATGCAGGCCAGGGCGGACAGGGACCCGAGGGCCAGCCACCACTCCTGCCAGACGCCAAAGCTGACCGCCCCGAAGGCCAGGTAGGCCGCCGCCGTCGCAGTGGCGGCGGCGGCGGCGGGTGTCCGGCGCGGCCGCGACAGGCCCGAGAAGATCGACGCCCAGACGATGGCGGCGGCCACGGCGCCGATCAGCCCCAGCTCCATCCAGACCTGCAGCGCCGCGTCGTGGGGATGGAGCTGGATCCCGGGCCCGAAGGCGCGGCTGGCGTCCAGCCCCCACCCTGGCAGGGGGCGGGCCAGGATCCAGTCCACGGCCTTGCGCCAATAGCCCAGGCGCTGGAGCCAGGATTCGGAGAGATAGGGGGCCAGGCGGGCATCGAGCCCCAGGATGAAGGCGCCCTTGGCGATCGCAGGGGCAAGAAGGAAGGCGGCGGCGCCCAGGCCGGCGAGGATCCGGGGCGCCCGGACCGGGAAGGCCAGCACCATCCCTGCCGCCAGGACGGCGCAGGCCAGGGCCAGGAAGGGGGCGTCGTAGCCGAAGGCCAGTGCGGGGACGACAATCCCCACCCCCAGGAGAAGGGCCAGTCCCCACCGCACACGGCCAGACACCGCCGCCAGGGCCGGCGGCGCCAGGAGGGTCAGGACGTACAGGCCCTGGGCCACGTTCTTGATGGCGAAGTCCGGACGCACGGTTTCGCCGAGAGTTGTCAGAAGCACCTTGTAGGCGGCCGCCCCCGTGGCCGCCTCAGCCAGGAGGAGGACGGCCAGCAGGGCGGTCATCCCCGCCAGGAGCTTCACGAGCCCGGGCAGGCGCACCTCCGGGACCGCCCGGGCGGCGCTGACGGCGCTGCCGTAGAGGGCCAGCATGAAGACCAGCTTCAGCCCGGTCTGTCCCTCGAGGTCCGCCGCCCGCCAGGGGCTCCAGAAGATGGAGGCGCAGGCCCAGACCAGGGCGGTGAACAGGGCCAGCAGCAGGGCCCGGTCCTCGCTCCGGACGCGGACGGAGGGAAGTGTCAGCAGGCCGGCCAGCGCGACGGCGGGCGCAAAGCCCAGGGCGCCGACCCAGCCCAGCAGGGGCGTCAGGACAAGAAGCCCTGCAATCACCCCGGCCGTCCAGCGGCCAGGCGATGTCGCCGAAACGGGCAAGTTCAGGCCGGGGACCGGGCGACGGGCTCGCTCAGGGTGACGAGTTCCTCGGCCAGGGTGGGATGGACGGCGCAGGCGGAGTCCCACTGGGCCTTGGTCACGCCCAGCTTGAGCGGCACGGCGGCCATCTGGATGATCTCCGGGGCGTCCGGGCCCACCACATGGCAGCCCAGCATCCGCTGGGTATCGGCGTCCACCACCAGCTTGACCAGGGCCTGCTCCTGGCCGCCGTAGAAGGTCTCCTTCATGGGCCGGAACCGGGACCGGTAGATGTCGATGTTGGCATAGGCGGCGCGGGCCTCGGCCTCCGTCAGGCCCACCGTGCCGACTGGCGGCTGGCTGAATACGGCCGAGGCCACCGCTTCATGGTCGAAGCGGGTCGGCTGGCCATAGAACTCCGTCCGGGCGAAGGCGGCGCCCTCGCGGATGGCCACCGGGGTCAGGTTGATCCGGTCCGTGACGTCGCCGACGGCCCAGATGCTGGGGACCGAGGTCTTCGACCAGGCGTCGACCCGGATCTCGCCGTTCGGGCCAGTCTCCACGCCCGCAGCTTCCAGGCCGAGCCCGCGCGTGTGGGGCTTGCGGCCTGTCGCCAGCATGACCTGCCCGGCCGGCAGGACCTGGCCGTCGGAGAGGCGGCACTGCAGGTCTCCCGGACGACCGGCGATCTCCGTTGGATGCGCCCCGAGGATGAGCTTCACCCCCCGCCTCTGGATCTCGGCGGCCACGTGGGAACGGATGTCCTCGTCGAAGCCGCGCAGCACCTGGTCGCCGCGATAGACCAGGGTCACGTCGACGCCGAGCCCGTTGAAGATGCCGGCGAATTCCACGGCGATGAAGCCCCCGCCGACGATGACCATGCGCTCCGGCAGGGCGGGAAGATCGAAGGCCTCCTCGGAAGTGATGGCCAGGTCTGCTCCCGGCAGGTCCTCGGGCCTCCAAGGCCGGCCGCCCGTGGCCACGAGGATGCGTTGGGCGGTCACCGCCCCACGCCCCTCGACCTCAAGGCTGTTGGCGCCGGTCAGGATCGCCCTGCCCTCAAGGATCTCGGCGCCCGACCGGGTCAGGTTCGCCACGTAGAGCCCGGACAGCCGGGCGATCTCGCGGTCCTTGGCCTCCCGGAAGCGGGACCACTCGAAGGTCGCCTCCGAGGCGGACCAACCGTAGCCCTCGGCGATGTGGGCGTAGTGCGGAAACTCCGAGGCGTAGACCATGAACTTCTTGGGCACGCAGCCGCGGATCACGCAGGTGCCGCCGACCCTGTACTCCTCGGCCACCGCCACCCTGGCGCCCGAGGCGGCGGCCAGCCGCCCGGCCCGGACCCCGCCGGACCCCGCCCCGATGACAAAGAGATCGTAGTCGAACTGGCTCATGATCGGGCTCCCCCTGCGGCGGCGGCGCGACCCTAGAGCAAATCGGGTCGCTGTTGAATGCCGGCGGCGCCGGGCCTTGACCCCTGGGAAGGTGAGGCGCAAGCCCTGTCCATGGAACTCGCTGAACCAGTCCCGCCCGCCGCCGCGTCACCGCCCCCGCAGGACCCGTCGGACAGGGCTTTCTTCGGTCACCCGCTGGCCTTCGGGCACATCTTCGCCACCGAGGTCGGGCTCGCCTTCGCCTACTACGGCCTCATTTCGATCCTGACCCTCTACATGTCGACCCACCTCTTCCTGCCAGGCACAGCTGAGGGGGTGATCGGGTTCGGTCCCTTCAGCCGGATGATGGAGACGGTGTTCGGCGCGACCAGTCCCCTGGAGCTGGCCTCGGCCACCTTCGGCCTGGTCACCGGGATCTTCTACGCCACGCCGCTCATCGGCGGCCTGATCGGCGATCGCTGGCTGGGGACGCGGACCTGTATCGTCGCGGGGCTGCCGATCCAGACCTTGGGCTACGCCCTCCTGGTCTTCGAGCCGACCTTCCTGATCGGCATGGCCCTGATGGTGGTGGGCGGGGGCCTCGTGAAGTCGAATCTGCTCGGCCAGGTCGGCGCCCTTTACGGCCCGGAGGATCCGCGCCGGACCCGCGCCTTCGGCCTCTTCCTGATCGCCGTGAACATCGGCGGATTCATCACCCCCCTGGTGGTGGGAACCCTGGGCGAGAAGGTGAGCTGGTCCTCAGGCCTGGCAGCCGCCGCCGTGGGCATGGCCCTGTCCATGCTGGCCTACCTGTCCGGCGCCAGGCACTTCCCCGCCCGCCGCAGCGTCCAGCCGGCTGCGGCCGCAACAAAGGCGTCGGCGGCCCCCGGTCCGGCCCAGGGATGGGTCGTCGCAGCCCTCCTCCTGGTGCTGGTGGGCTCCATGCTCAACATCGGCGCCTACAACCAGGCCTTCAACATCTTCCCGGTCTGGGCCCGCGAGCATGTCGACCGACAGATCGGCGGCTTCGAGGTGCCGGTCACCTGGTTCTCCACCCTCGACGGCATCCTGACCATCGTGGCCACAGCCCTGGCGGTGAAGATCTGGGCCTGGCAGGCCCGAGGCGGGCGCGAGCCGCGCGAGACCTCCCGCCTGATGGTCGGATGCGCCCTGACCGCATGCGCCTTCATGGTCCTGGCCCTGTCGGCCGCAGCTTTTGGCGACGCCAAGGTCCACATCCTCCTCCCGATCCTGTTCTTCATGCTGGCCGACGCCGCCCTGCCCTGGGTGGATACTGTGATCATGGCCCTCTTCACCCGGGTCGGGCCGGCCGGCCTGGCGACCAGCCTTCTGGGCGTCTACTACCTTTCCTTCACCGGCGGGAACCTGCTGGTGGGCCGGCTGGGCCAGGCCTACGAGCACATGGCGCCCTCCGCCTTCTGGGGACTGCACGCCGCCATGGCCGGCGCGGGCCTGATCTGGCTGGCGGTGCTCGGCGGCTGGATGAACCGGGTCTACGACGCCTCGATGAGGGCGCGGGCAGGCCAGACCTAGGGCTCAATCTCCACGACGCCGGCGTCCGTCGCCACGAGGGCGAGGTCGGCGAGGTCCAGGAAGAGGCCGTGGTCCACCACGCCGGTCACCGACTTGAGCGCCGCCGCCAGGGCCGCCGGGGCGTCGATGCGGCCACAGGCGATGTCGTAGATGACGTTGCCGCCGTCGGTCAGGACCGGCGATCCGTCCTTCAACCTCTGGCGGGGGGCCGCGCCGATGTCGCACTCGGACAGGGCGTCGCAGATCCGGTCCAGGGTGGTCCGGTGCCCGAAGGCCACCACCTCCACCGGCAGGGGAAAGGCGCCCAGGCGGGGAACCCGCTTGCCGGCGTCAGCGATGACGACGCAGCGGCGCGACGCCTCCCAGACCAGCTTCTCGCGCAGCAGGGCCGCGCCTCCGCCCTTGATCAGCGAGAGGGCCGGGCCGATCTCGTCGGCGCCGTCCACGGTCAGGTCGATGGGGCCGGTCTCGCCCAGCTCCGCCACCCGGATGCCCAGCTCCTGGGCCAGGGTCGCGGTGGACCGGGAGGTCGCCACGCCCACGATGTCCAGCTTCCGGGCGCCCAGGGCGCGCACGAACCAGGCGGCGGTGGAGCCGGTACCCAGGCCCACGACCATGCCGGGTTGGACAAGGGCGGCGGCGGCCTCGCCCGCGGCGCGTTTCTGGTCTTCGGCGCTCATGAGCCGCCCTTTTCCTTCCTCGCCGCCTTCTCGGCGGTCTTGCGGGCGCGGAAGGCGGCAGCCCAGCCGGCCTTGTTGCTCTGCTCGCCCCGCGCCACGGCCAGGGCGTCGTCGGGCACGTCGCGGACGATGACCGAGCCCGACCCCGTCATGGCGCCTGCGCCAATGGACCGCGGCGCGACAATGGCGGTGTTCGAGCCGATGAAGGCGCCCGGGCCCACATGGGTCTCGTACTTGTCGAAGCCGTCGTAGTTGCAGAAGATCGTGCCGGCGCCGATGTTGGCCCCCGCCCCCACGGTGCCGTCGCCCAGGTAGGACAGGTGATTGGCCTTTGCGCCCTTGTCCAGGCGGACCTTCTTGACCTCGACGAAGTTGCCGATGTGGACCTCCTCGCCGATGTCCGCGCCCGGGCGGAGGCGGGCGTAGGGGCCGATCAGGGCGCCGGGACCAACCCGGGCGCCCTCCAGGTGGCTGAAGGCCCGGATCACCGCGCCGGTCTCGATAGTCACGCCCGGTGCGAAGACCACGTAGGGCTCCACCTGCACGCCGGGCTCGATCCGCGTGTCCCAGGAGAAGTGCACGGTGTCGGGCGCCGGCATGACCACGCCCTCCGACAGGAAGTGGGTCCGGCGACGCTGCTGGAAGACCGCCTCTGCCTGGGCCAGCTGGGCGGGGGTGTCGGCGCCCATGACGGCGGTCTCGGGGGCGTAATGAGCCCGGGCCTTCCGCCCTTCCGCCGCGGCGATGGAGACCACATCGGTCAGGTAGTACTCGCCCTTGGCGTTGGCGTTGGTCAGCCGCGAGAGCCAGTCGAACAGGCGGGCCCGGTCGGCGCAGAGCATGCCCGCGTAACAGGTCCGCACCATCAGCTCCGCCGGCGAGGCGTCGCGGGCCTCCACGATGCGCCGGACCTCGCCCTCGGCGCTGGACAGAATGCGTCCGTACAGCAGGGGGTCGGCCGGCTCGAAGCCCAGCAGGGCCAGGTCCGTCCCCTCCGCCCTCAGGCTGAACAGGGGGTCCAGGTCCTCCGGCGCCAGCAGGGGGCAGTCGCCATTGACCACCATCACGTCGCCATCGAAATCCGCCAGGGCCGATCCAGCGGCAAGGACGGCGTGACCGGTGCCCAGGGGCGGGTCCTGGACCGCCGCCGCCCCGGGGCCGAGGCGGGCCTCGACCAGTTGGCGGACGGCGGGGCTGTGGGTCCCGACCACCACGACCACGCGCTCGCAGCCGGTCTCCAGGACGGTGTCGATCACCCGGTCCAGCAGGGTGCGCCCGCCGACCTTGTGCAGCATCTTGGGGATGGGGGACTTCATCCGGGTCCCCTGCCCGGCGGCGAGGATGACGGCGGCGCGGGCGGTCATGGCGGAAACCCCGGAATCGCAGGCGAGATTGCAATCATGGCGGCTTTAGCCGAAACCGCCAGCGGAGTCCCCGCCCCCCGAGCCCCCATTCCCAGGAGCGTCCATGCCGCCCGCAGCCCAGCCCCTGGCCGGCGCCGTCATCGCCTTCGACCTCGACGGGACGCTGGTGGACTCGGCCCCGGACCTGGTCGGAACCCTGAACCACCTCCTGGCCGAGGAGGGGATCGCCCCCCTGCCCTTCGACCAGGGCCGCAGCCTGATCGGGCATGGCGCCCGGCGGCTGATCCAGCGCGGCTTCGAGGCGCAGGGCCTGGCTGTCGAGGGCGCCGACCTTGAAGCCCTCTTCGAGCGCTTCATCGCCCACTACAACCTCCATAGCGCCGACCTGACCCGACCCTTCCCAGGCGTGCCGGAGAGCCTGGAGGCCCTGCGCGCGGCCGGCGCGCGGCTGGCCGTCTGCACCAACAAGCTGACCCGCCTGTCCACGCCCATCCTCGAGGCCCTGGACCTGGCCCGCCACTTCGACGCCGTGATCGGCGCCGACCTCGCCCCGGCGCCCAAGCCGGACCCCCGGCACCTGCAGCTGGCGGTGGAGGCGGCGGGAGGCGACCTCCGCCGGGCGGTCATGGTGGGCGACGCCGGCACTGACGCCGGCGCGGCGCGGGCGGCGGGGACGCCCCTGGTCCTGGTCAGCTTCGGCTACACGGAGATACCCGCCTGGGAGCTCCGCCCCGACCGGCTGATCGACCATTTCGACGAGCTGGGGCCCGCCTGCCTGGAGCTTCTGGCGCCCGCGTGAGTCCCGGCCTATCCTGCCACGCGAGGCCCCGCCGCGTTCGGGACGGGGCCCTGGGGGAACGACCATGCCGGGATCCATCATCGGGCGCCTCTGCGCGCTCGCCTTCATCGCCCTTGTTTTGGCGACAGGCCCGGCCCGGGCCGCAGAGGTCCACCCCGGACAGGCCGTCTACGACCGCGCCTGCGCCGCCTGCCACAACGCCCCCGAGCCCGGCGGCCGCGCAGCGCCGGTGGCCAGCCTCAGGCAGATGGACGCCCGCACCCTGCGCACCGCCCTGACCACCGGCGTCATGAAGGGGATCGGCGACAGCCTCGCGCCGGACGACCTGCGGGCCGTGGTCGACTACCTTGCCGCCAAGCCCAAGCCTGTCTCCGACGACTGGATCGACGGCGCGCGCTGCCCCGCTGACCGCCGCACGGTGGACGTGAACGCCCCCATCCCGTCCGGCGGCTTCGGCGTCAACGCCGACAACCGCCGCCGCCTGACCGCCGGCCAGTCCGGCCTGACCACCGCCTCCCTAGCCCGGCTCAAGCCTGCCTGGACCCTGGCCATCCCGAACGCCACGACCATGCGCTCCCAGCCCGTCCTGCTGGGCGCAACCCTGTTCTACGCCGCCAGCCAGGCCTCGACCCTCCTGGCCATCGACGCCGGGACGGGGTGCATCAAGTGGGCGGCCAGGACGCCGTCCGGCATCCGCACCAGCCTGGCCCTGGGCCGCCTCGGCAAGTCCGGCCCCCTGGCCGTGGTGGGCGGTGACGAGGGCGGCCACCTGCAGGCCTGGGAAGCCGAGACCGGCAAGCTGATCTGGCGGGCCGATCCCCGCCACGACAAGGGCGGCGTGCTGACCGGCGGCCCGGTCTTCGCCGGCGAAAGGCTCATCGTGCCGATCTCGGCCCTGGACGTGGCCCAGGCCATGCGGCCCACCTTCGCCTGCTGCTCCACCCATGGCGCGGTCAGCGCCGTGGACGTAACGAACGGCAAGGTGCTCTGGACCTGGCATGCGACGCCGGACGCCAAGCCCCTGGGCGTGAAGAACAGCGCTGGCGTCGAGATGAAGGGCCCCTCCGGCGCGCCCGTCTGGTCCACCCCGGCGGTGGACCTCAAGCGCGGCCTGGTCCTGGCCTCGACTGGCGAGAACACCTCGCCGCCCGCCACCGGGACCTCCGACTCCATCATCGCCCTGGACCTGGCCACCGGACGCCAGAAGTGGGTCTTTCAGGCCCTGGCCAACGACGTCTGGAACATGTCCTGCCCCTCAGGCCGGGAAAGCCGGCGCAAGCCCGGCCCAAACTGCTTCTTCTTCGAGGGCGACAGCGTCCTTCGCGACCATGACTTCGGCGGCGGCCCCGTGCTCTTCCAGGCCGGCGGCAGGACCCTGGTCCTGGCGGGCCAGAAGTCCGGCGACGTCTGGGCCCTGGACCTGAAGACCGGCCGCAAGGTCTGGAGCGACAAGTTCGGCCCGGGCACGCCCCTGGGCGGGGTGCACTGGGGCATCGCCGCCGACGAGACCCGGGTCTTCGCCCCCATCGCAGACCCCGGCGTCCCCGAGCCGGTCAGCGCCTCGGGGGTCCACGCCCTCGACGCGGCGACGGGCAAGCGCCTGTGGTCCTGGCGGGCCCTTCCGGACTGCAGCGAGGCCCGCAAGGCCCGCGGCCCCGGCTGCGAGCGGGCCGGCATCTCCGCCCCGCCCCTGTTGGTGGACGGCGCCGTCATCGCCGCCGGCCTGGACGGACGCCTCTGGGTGCTCGAGGCGACCTCCGGCAAGGTGCTGGCCAGCCTCGATACGGCCGGGCCCCGGGACAGCGTGAACGGTCTTCCCGCCCGCGGCGGCTCGGTGGACTCCGGCGGCCTCTTCGCCGGCGGCGGCATGGTCTTCGTGGGCTCCGGCTACGCCGCCTTCGGCCAGCCCCCCGGCAACGCCCTGATCGCCTACCGCCCCGAGCCCTGACGGAGGGGCCGGGGCCCGCTTGCAGCCGGCAGGCGGGCAGGCTATAGCCGCAACCCTTCCGGCGGATGCGTAGCTCAGCGGTAGAGCACCTCGTTCACACCGAGGGGGTCACAGGTTCGATCCCTGTCGCATCCACCAGGGTTTCCCCGCCTCAGCGATCCATTGACCCACCCCGCGCCCCGGCGGAGGATGGGGGATACCCACGTCTCAAATCGAGGCCACGCCCCATGCGCCATGAGGTCCAAGTCGAGGTCCTGGAGGAACTGCTCGCTCAGATTCGCGAGGGGCGGAACGCCGACGCCGGGGCGGTGCGGGCCTGCCCGGCCTCCACCTGGACCTGTCCGGACCGGCTGGCCCTGGAGCGGCGGGAGCTGTTCGACGGCCAGCCCCAGCTGGTGGGCCTGTCGGGGGACCTGCCCTCGCCCGGCAGCTTCCTGACCACCGACGACCTTGGCCCGCCCGTCCTGGTGGTGCGCGGCGACGACGGCGGGGTGCGGGCCTTCGTCAACGCCTGCCGGCACCGGGGGGCGATCGTCGAGGCCGCCCGGCGGGGAACGAAGCCGCTGTTCTCCTGCCCCTTCCACGCCTGGTCCTACGACGCCCGGGGCGCCCTTCGGGCCGTACCCATGGCCGAGCAGTTCGGGCCGCTGGAGACCGGTCGGCTGGGCTTGGTCCCCCTGCCGGCGGCGGAGCACTGCGGGATGATCTTCGTCCACCCCCAGGCGGACGGGGTGATCGACGCCCCGGCCCTGCTGGAGGGCCTGGAGGACGACTTCACGGCCTTTGGCTTCGCCGAGCACCGCTTCGCCCTGGAGGACCGGCTGGAGCTGGAGCTGAACTGGAAGCTGGTCACCGACACCTTCGGCGAGACCTATCACTTCAAGCGCCTGCACAAGGACACCCTCGCCCAGACCTTCGAGGGCGACGTCCTCAGCTACCGGACCTGGCGGCGGAACCACCGGATGGTGCTGGGCAAGCAGGCCATCCGGGAGATGGCGGCTCGGCCGAGGGCTGAGTGGCGGGTCACCGAGGGCGGCTTCCCGGTCTACTTCCTGTTCCCCAACGTGGTGATCAACGTCAGCGAGGGGGCGATCGCCGTGGTGCGGTCCCTGCCCCACCCCACGGATCCCGGCCGATGCACGGCCCAGATCAGTTACTACGCCTCCCACCGCGCGCCGGAGGACATGGAGTCCTTCCGGCAGGGCTTCGGCAATGTGGTGGTGCACGAGGA
The sequence above is a segment of the Phenylobacterium parvum genome. Coding sequences within it:
- a CDS encoding aromatic ring-hydroxylating oxygenase subunit alpha, translating into MRHEVQVEVLEELLAQIREGRNADAGAVRACPASTWTCPDRLALERRELFDGQPQLVGLSGDLPSPGSFLTTDDLGPPVLVVRGDDGGVRAFVNACRHRGAIVEAARRGTKPLFSCPFHAWSYDARGALRAVPMAEQFGPLETGRLGLVPLPAAEHCGMIFVHPQADGVIDAPALLEGLEDDFTAFGFAEHRFALEDRLELELNWKLVTDTFGETYHFKRLHKDTLAQTFEGDVLSYRTWRRNHRMVLGKQAIREMAARPRAEWRVTEGGFPVYFLFPNVVINVSEGAIAVVRSLPHPTDPGRCTAQISYYASHRAPEDMESFRQGFGNVVVHEDLAAAAGMQRALASGRIDPVLFGRNEPPLHHYHQTFRRALGLPPLEAVG
- a CDS encoding PQQ-binding-like beta-propeller repeat protein; this translates as MPGSIIGRLCALAFIALVLATGPARAAEVHPGQAVYDRACAACHNAPEPGGRAAPVASLRQMDARTLRTALTTGVMKGIGDSLAPDDLRAVVDYLAAKPKPVSDDWIDGARCPADRRTVDVNAPIPSGGFGVNADNRRRLTAGQSGLTTASLARLKPAWTLAIPNATTMRSQPVLLGATLFYAASQASTLLAIDAGTGCIKWAARTPSGIRTSLALGRLGKSGPLAVVGGDEGGHLQAWEAETGKLIWRADPRHDKGGVLTGGPVFAGERLIVPISALDVAQAMRPTFACCSTHGAVSAVDVTNGKVLWTWHATPDAKPLGVKNSAGVEMKGPSGAPVWSTPAVDLKRGLVLASTGENTSPPATGTSDSIIALDLATGRQKWVFQALANDVWNMSCPSGRESRRKPGPNCFFFEGDSVLRDHDFGGGPVLFQAGGRTLVLAGQKSGDVWALDLKTGRKVWSDKFGPGTPLGGVHWGIAADETRVFAPIADPGVPEPVSASGVHALDAATGKRLWSWRALPDCSEARKARGPGCERAGISAPPLLVDGAVIAAGLDGRLWVLEATSGKVLASLDTAGPRDSVNGLPARGGSVDSGGLFAGGGMVFVGSGYAAFGQPPGNALIAYRPEP